Genomic DNA from Clostridium sp. BJN0013:
TAAAAATGCGTATATATTAATGATTATAACGAATTTTTGTGATAAGCCTTTATTTAGCAAAGGGGCAACAATATTAAAAGAAACAATAACTCAGAAGGAGGCAGTAAACCAATGAATAAACTAGGTCATGTATATATTGTGGACAATGGTTTAGGAAACGTTAAAATAGGCAGAACTATAAATCCACAAAAACGGTTAAGAGACATAGAAACTCAATCTGGTATAGTTGCAAGAAACAGTTATTTGTCTCCCATGTGTTCCAATTATAGAGAGTTAGAAACAATAGCTCATGATAAATTTAGAAATTATTGGTTAATAGGAGAATGGTTTAAAATCGACTTTGTAACAGCTAAAAATTTCTTATCAACTTGCAATTTTCAAATTAATAACGAGATTTCAGAAGTTGAACCTGAGTTTAATATATTTAGCAAGGAAATTGCTATATTAAAAATCGGCAATTACATCACAGATTTAATTAATGCAAAAATGGATTCGTTGATTCTTGAAATAAACATATACAAAGGTATACATGGTGCTATCCCAAATGAATTAAAGCAAAAAGCTCTTAATATCATAAAAACAAGTGAACATTGTGAAACTCACGTTGAAAATCAAATATCAGTCCTTATTGATTTTGGCAATGACTATAAAGCCATAAAAGCAATACTTGAGAAAAAATATTTGATGTCAGCTTAATTCTCAGATGTAGAAAACTTGTTAAAGTTTTCAAGAAAATTATAAGCTTTTTCGCCTTTAGTTACAGCAGCTTTAATCGATTTTACATCACCGGATAATTCAGCAACAGCATGGGTTAAATTATCTATTTCAGCCTTATGTACCTGTGAATTATGTTCAAGAGCTTTGAGTATTAGGGTATTTTCTTGAACTTGAGATTGAAGGCCATTAAATTTTGATTCAATACCATCAAGGCGTTCATTAGTCTTATTTTGAGAGTCAAGTATTTGTTGTAATAGTTTCTCGGTAGAAGGCATTTATATCATATCCTTTCAGAATTTATTTTAGGGATTGTATAAATTTAGATAACAACTCCAATTGTTCTGGAGTTAAATCTTTAGCACTATTTAAAAGTTCCTTGAGTTCAGAGGTAAGAACTATAGGGTCTGAATTATCATCATTGAAAAACTCAGAAAGAGTAATAGAGAAAACCTCGCATATTTTCATAATGGTATCAAATTGAGCAGTATTAACGTTATTTTCTATTCTGCTTAATTGAGCCTGAGATATACCAATTTTATTTGATAATTCTGTAGTAGTTATATTATTAAATTTTCGTAACTCTCTAATTCTATTACCGATATTAAACATTTTATCACCTATTTCATATTTTTGACGAGTTGAGATAACAATTGAATCTGTTCAGGTGATAGATTTTTAATATCTTTTAAAAGTTCTTTAAATTCACGAGGTAATACAATATTTTCATCCTCAGTAAAAAATTCAGCTAGTGAAATATTAAAGACATCTAATATCTTTGAAAGTTTCTCTATAGTAGGATTGCTTTTGCCGGATTCAATATCACTTAAATATGATTGAGCAATACCAGCCTCTTTGGAAAGTTTGGTCGTAGAGTAATTATTTAATAATCTTAGTGATTTAATTTTTTTACCAATGTTCATATTAATCAATCCTTTTATCGATATATCTATAATTATTATATGATTGCTTAAACTTTAAATCAATAAAAAATAAAGAAATTTAAAGCCTAAGAGAGATAATATCAAACGATCAATCTATATATCGATTATATTATTTTACATTTAATCGATATAACGATAAAATTAAAACATAGGAGGTATCTCAAAGTGAAAATTATAAAATTATTACGGCAAGAAAAAAACATCAGTCAAAATAAACTGGCTAGGATTGCAGGAATCTCACAATCTTTATTGAGTGATATTGAATCTGATAAAGTAAGTCCTACAATCGATAAATTAAAAAGCATATCTCAAGCTTTACAAGTACCAGTAAGTAAGCTACTAGAGCTAGACGAAACAGATTCAACTCAAAAGGAAGTAGTATAGCCAACTCATTTAATTAAATATAGCAAATTTAAAGGTAGATATAAATATGGTAAAATCTACATTTCAAAAAATATCTATCAGAGATTCTACAGCGAAGGGAGGTGACAGAAAGAATGATAGGAACTGCGATAAAGGAAGCTAGGGAAGAAAGGGGGATGACACAGGAGCAGTTGGGTCAGATGAGTTTTTTATCAGACAAGACAATTTCAGCAATAGAAACAGGCGGAAGAAATCTTACAAAAGATAATTTGAGGATTATATGCAAGGAGTTGGACAATCCCTTTATATATTTTCAAGCCGTTAGTGAAGTAACAGGAGATGTATTTAATATTAATTGGCTGGATGGAGAAGCTGCCGACTTGCACAGGGCAGCAGTAAGAGAAAAAGCGATAGAAGAACTTGATGAAGCAATACAGGCTATATCTTTGGTCAAAACTTCTAAAAATCCAAAGACATGCACTATGGAAGATGTTCAAAACATAGTTGAAAGCATTCAAGAAACCATAGATGTATATAATGCAAGTGCAATTTATATAGCAGTTATGTGTAAGGAATTTAATTTAAACATTCAGGAGATGTTTAAAGTTCAGAAAGAAAAGCTCATTAGTAGAAAATACATCAAAAGATAGGAGGTACTTATATGTATTCAGCAATTGTATCACTACCGAAGGACAGGACAGAACTTGTTAAGAAGTTTTCTATACTTCTTGCAGATGCAGTATCAGAAGAGTTAACACACGACGAACTTGGGTATCTGATATCTGAATTTGATAGGAGACAGGGAAGTAAAGAAAGGTAGGCGACAAAATGACAAACCTAAGAAAACTGTCCAAAAGGCAGGAGGAAGTACTAAGAGATATGGGTAAAAACCCAAAGGACTACTTAAGGTTTTCACAGGATATGGAGAGCTTCACACCAGTGGATGTCAAGACTAAAAAGGTACTTAAGGCGATTAGGTATTAGGGAGGGAGGAATAAAATGTTCAATCAACGATATAGAGCTTATCTCAAGGCTACAGGTACAGACCCAAGTAAGGTAAGAGGATATCAATATATACTTTGGGTGAATGATATGTGGTATGAGTTTATGAAGGAGAAAGGCATTAAGGATGACTATAACTTAAACGGAAGATTTGGGTCTGAATTTGATAATTGGTTGGAAAGGAGAATAGGTGCATGATAAGAAAATTATTCCAAGATTCCGGCATTCAAGTGACTGACCAAGAGTTCAAAGAAATAATGCAAATTACCACAGACGACATAAGGGAAAACAGGGTTAAGTTCGGTAAAAAGACAAGCTTGCAGCAGATGTTTACTATTGCGAAAAGAAGTTTAAAAGTGCTGATGAGTGCTTGAAGGAGGCCAATAGATGAGAGATAAGAAGTTTGTAAAGCTGCAGAAGGAAAACAAAAATCTAAAAGCACTTTTAGAAGAAAGCTTTGATTTTATAGAATTCTACAGAGAAAGAGCAAGGTACTTGGAAGGCGTGTACAAGCAGTTGGATATTAAGAAGGATTAGGAGGCGTAGCAGATGCAAAGAGAAATTAAATTCAGAGGAATTGTCATAGACAATGGGAAGCATGTTGTTGAAAAAAATGAATTTAGGAAGCTATTAAAAAATGGCGAGTGGGCAACAGGCCAAATGTTTTCAAATAAAGGACAATTCTTTATTGGATGGTTTGGAATTTGGTATGAGGTTAATCACGAAACAATAGGTCAGTATACAGGCTTGAAGGACAAGAACAACAGGGAGATATATGAGGGCGATATATTGCAAGTCTTTTATGGAAAAGAAAATACACCACTTACAACAACCAAAGTGTATTTTGATGAAGAAGGATATTGGGATTCAAAAAATTTATCAGAGAAGAATCCTTTTAAGGTATGCTATGCCGGATTTGATAAATGTGAGGTTATAGGCAACATTTATTCTAATCCAGAACTTTTAAAAGAAGGTGAGTAATATGGATGCACTTACAGTAAAGAAACTTAGAGAGTGCGAACTGGATAACAATGGAGAACTTTATGATCCGGTATCTGGGGAGACCTTTAAGGATATTGATGCGCTTACAGATGAAGAAGTAAAAATATTTGTGGAGGGATAGAATATGTGGATTAGATCACAAGAC
This window encodes:
- a CDS encoding helix-turn-helix domain-containing protein, coding for MFNIGNRIRELRKFNNITTTELSNKIGISQAQLSRIENNVNTAQFDTIMKICEVFSITLSEFFNDDNSDPIVLTSELKELLNSAKDLTPEQLELLSKFIQSLK
- a CDS encoding GIY-YIG nuclease family protein, yielding MNKLGHVYIVDNGLGNVKIGRTINPQKRLRDIETQSGIVARNSYLSPMCSNYRELETIAHDKFRNYWLIGEWFKIDFVTAKNFLSTCNFQINNEISEVEPEFNIFSKEIAILKIGNYITDLINAKMDSLILEINIYKGIHGAIPNELKQKALNIIKTSEHCETHVENQISVLIDFGNDYKAIKAILEKKYLMSA
- a CDS encoding helix-turn-helix domain-containing protein; the encoded protein is MNIGKKIKSLRLLNNYSTTKLSKEAGIAQSYLSDIESGKSNPTIEKLSKILDVFNISLAEFFTEDENIVLPREFKELLKDIKNLSPEQIQLLSQLVKNMK
- a CDS encoding helix-turn-helix domain-containing protein → MIGTAIKEAREERGMTQEQLGQMSFLSDKTISAIETGGRNLTKDNLRIICKELDNPFIYFQAVSEVTGDVFNINWLDGEAADLHRAAVREKAIEELDEAIQAISLVKTSKNPKTCTMEDVQNIVESIQETIDVYNASAIYIAVMCKEFNLNIQEMFKVQKEKLISRKYIKR
- a CDS encoding helix-turn-helix domain-containing protein is translated as MKIIKLLRQEKNISQNKLARIAGISQSLLSDIESDKVSPTIDKLKSISQALQVPVSKLLELDETDSTQKEVV
- a CDS encoding YopX family protein; the protein is MQREIKFRGIVIDNGKHVVEKNEFRKLLKNGEWATGQMFSNKGQFFIGWFGIWYEVNHETIGQYTGLKDKNNREIYEGDILQVFYGKENTPLTTTKVYFDEEGYWDSKNLSEKNPFKVCYAGFDKCEVIGNIYSNPELLKEGE
- a CDS encoding toxin-antitoxin system HicB family antitoxin, translated to MIAPNKKQTTLRIPKELDETLTNKAKELGISKNAYILMIITNFCDKPLFSKGATILKETITQKEAVNQ